The following are from one region of the Methanobacterium veterum genome:
- a CDS encoding CBS domain-containing protein produces MDVREIMVEGVETIDEDENLEVALKKSTEEGEGGSLIVEHDGEVVGIITTWDVLEEIGNDHNLKDIKVHDAMETHLVTIHTDDKIEHAAKEMVDHGIWRLPVEEAGQIVGIVSATDILVNRIRNIM; encoded by the coding sequence ATGGATGTTAGAGAAATTATGGTAGAGGGAGTAGAGACCATAGATGAAGATGAAAATCTAGAAGTTGCTTTAAAAAAATCTACAGAGGAAGGTGAAGGCGGAAGCCTTATAGTAGAACATGATGGAGAAGTAGTGGGAATAATTACAACATGGGATGTTTTGGAAGAAATCGGTAATGACCATAATTTAAAGGATATCAAAGTTCATGATGCAATGGAAACACACCTCGTAACAATTCATACCGATGATAAAATAGAGCATGCTGCCAAAGAAATGGTAGACCATGGTATCTGGAGATTACCAGTAGAAGAAGCTGGTCAAATTGTAGGTATTGTTAGTGCAACTGATATTCTTGTAAATAGAATACGGAACATCATGTAA
- a CDS encoding metallophosphoesterase, whose product MLIGVISDTHIPERASKIPEKVFDIFKDVDMILHAGDLVSYDVLEELEKIAPTKCSQGNMDRACGIKLPKSVVFEVEGIKIGLNHGQVYPQGDTQQLKYIAMELGVEILITGHTHWSFITELEDVLLLNPGSPTVPRLSDPSVMLLKIENKKVDVEIIKIGKPVCKALNFQKP is encoded by the coding sequence ATGTTAATTGGCGTTATATCCGATACTCACATTCCAGAGAGAGCTTCAAAGATACCTGAAAAAGTGTTTGACATATTTAAAGATGTGGATATGATCCTGCATGCAGGAGATCTGGTATCTTACGATGTACTGGAGGAACTTGAAAAAATAGCTCCAACTAAATGTTCTCAAGGGAATATGGACCGAGCTTGCGGCATTAAACTTCCAAAAAGTGTTGTTTTTGAGGTTGAAGGCATAAAAATTGGGCTCAACCACGGCCAAGTCTATCCCCAAGGAGACACCCAACAGTTAAAATATATTGCAATGGAACTTGGAGTTGAAATCCTTATTACAGGCCACACACACTGGTCATTCATAACTGAATTAGAAGACGTGCTTCTTTTAAATCCAGGCAGTCCAACTGTTCCAAGGTTATCCGATCCATCAGTTATGCTTCTTAAAATTGAAAATAAAAAAGTTGATGTAGAAATAATTAAAATTGGAAAACCAGTATGTAAGGCCCTTAATTTTCAGAAACCATAA
- a CDS encoding RlmE family RNA methyltransferase, whose protein sequence is MSEKWKIESKSEHYYKMAKKEKYRSRASYKLIQLNKKFRIIKPRDYVVDLGAAPGGWSQVALDIVGDDGKVVAVDLQRIRPFENENFIQITGDFTESETVEKIKDSLEWNADIILSDAAPKLTGIKDIDQLKSIDIVENALKIADEVLKIDGSMIIKVFQGEGFQSLLKEVKKKFKIVKTTKPPSSRKKSVEMYLIALKKY, encoded by the coding sequence ATGAGTGAAAAATGGAAAATTGAAAGTAAAAGTGAACATTACTATAAAATGGCAAAAAAGGAAAAATACAGATCCCGAGCATCATACAAATTAATACAGCTTAATAAGAAATTCAGAATTATTAAACCTCGAGATTACGTGGTAGATTTAGGTGCTGCACCAGGAGGCTGGTCTCAAGTAGCGCTGGATATAGTTGGAGATGACGGGAAAGTTGTTGCTGTGGATCTTCAAAGGATAAGACCATTTGAGAATGAAAACTTTATTCAGATTACAGGCGATTTTACAGAAAGTGAAACTGTGGAAAAAATAAAGGATTCGCTTGAATGGAATGCAGATATAATCTTATCTGATGCTGCACCTAAACTAACTGGAATAAAAGACATTGATCAGCTTAAATCCATTGATATCGTGGAAAATGCATTAAAAATTGCAGATGAAGTCCTTAAAATTGACGGCAGCATGATTATAAAGGTATTTCAGGGAGAAGGATTTCAATCACTTCTTAAAGAGGTTAAAAAGAAATTTAAAATAGTTAAAACAACAAAACCTCCGTCTTCAAGGAAGAAAAGTGTTGAAATGTATTTAATAGCCTTAAAAAAATATTAG
- a CDS encoding STT3 domain-containing protein, whose product MDAKETLFKLKPALIILLLFLMAFLLRMDAMSVSGVPQDYKAYFEDQNGFPYFSEMDSYYNYRLTQDYLNHGYLGDTIINGTPWDLHSYYPSGRSAEYPPLIIYITAFAYKLINSFTNVPLNGVAVWLAPFIASLAVIPAYLFVRRLTNDYGGITAGILAGLAPWYFSHTFAGFFDTDIFAALFPILIVGFFIVGTLAKNIKTRLIYIMLSAISVLVYSMAWQEWWYMFYLVIGTGIIYLLISNYILKMETVKPSKEYPNRFKWFLDQPVLFSLVVFAVAGFLLVSIIMGFSEFTGIISSISQATQLQSSVQGTSYPNVYLSVREMLTPGFWNVVDGVGGILPFMLGIMIIPFLLLKLSQNTRTKELKAPKRKSKPRRKSKKRANVIEEKRNTLEDPHITEDKKNYLLYVILFTIWLLGLGYLLTKGQRFIENFSVPIVLGAGILIGLLVPYFKKYIKDTRYSALAILFVIAVVAYSPVATAYTFSNQIVPSADDSMYELLTWVKDNTPPNTVLTSWWDFGHFFTAVGDRPVTFDGGSQNTPRAYWVGRALLTSNENLSVGILRMLTSSGEEGISTLENYTHDTGKSVEILNKILPVDKQAAQTMLTKDYNLTPVQAQNVLQYTHPTNSAPYKLILSADMIIKAGVWSEFGNWNFQNGTGQGYGYSAQQASVSPLGGTVAIHAQNGIVAQINGTQITAGLAYTQNNQTQILAPHKLIVIKNNQIVMNQIVSNQSSISILLAMDNNSCLAVAMNKELENSMFTRLYFENGAGLSRFKFAHSVGGYVVWNVN is encoded by the coding sequence ATGGATGCAAAAGAGACTTTGTTCAAACTTAAACCAGCGCTGATTATACTCCTGTTATTTTTAATGGCTTTCCTACTTAGAATGGATGCAATGTCTGTATCGGGGGTGCCCCAGGATTATAAAGCATATTTTGAGGATCAAAATGGTTTTCCATACTTCAGTGAAATGGACTCCTACTACAACTATAGATTGACTCAGGATTATCTTAACCACGGCTATCTTGGAGATACAATAATAAATGGAACTCCATGGGATTTGCATTCTTATTATCCCTCGGGTAGATCAGCAGAGTACCCCCCGCTTATTATTTATATCACTGCGTTTGCATATAAGCTGATTAATTCATTTACAAACGTGCCCTTAAATGGAGTTGCTGTGTGGCTGGCCCCATTTATAGCATCGCTGGCTGTTATTCCTGCTTATTTATTTGTGAGGAGGCTTACCAATGATTATGGGGGGATAACTGCGGGAATTTTAGCGGGTCTAGCTCCATGGTACTTTTCCCACACATTCGCAGGATTTTTTGACACTGACATTTTTGCCGCGCTATTCCCAATTCTGATTGTCGGATTTTTTATTGTAGGCACGCTTGCAAAGAATATCAAGACTAGATTGATTTATATAATGTTATCTGCTATTTCAGTACTTGTTTACTCAATGGCATGGCAAGAATGGTGGTATATGTTTTATCTCGTGATAGGTACTGGAATTATATATCTTTTAATTTCAAATTATATTCTCAAAATGGAGACAGTTAAACCATCTAAAGAGTATCCTAATAGGTTCAAATGGTTTCTGGATCAGCCAGTACTCTTTTCGCTGGTAGTATTTGCGGTTGCAGGATTTCTTTTAGTAAGCATCATCATGGGATTCTCGGAATTTACAGGTATTATTTCCAGTATTTCTCAAGCTACTCAATTACAGAGTTCAGTTCAAGGAACATCATATCCAAATGTATATTTGTCAGTTAGAGAGATGTTAACCCCTGGATTCTGGAATGTTGTAGATGGGGTAGGTGGAATATTACCATTTATGCTGGGAATTATGATTATTCCTTTCCTTTTATTGAAACTAAGTCAGAATACTCGTACAAAAGAATTAAAAGCACCAAAAAGGAAGAGTAAACCTAGAAGAAAGTCTAAAAAAAGAGCAAATGTTATTGAAGAAAAAAGGAATACTTTAGAGGATCCTCATATAACAGAAGATAAAAAAAATTACCTTTTATACGTAATTTTATTTACAATATGGCTTTTGGGATTGGGTTACCTTCTAACAAAAGGGCAACGATTTATTGAAAACTTTTCAGTCCCAATAGTATTAGGTGCAGGAATTTTAATTGGTTTACTTGTACCTTACTTCAAAAAATACATAAAAGATACCAGATACTCTGCACTGGCCATTTTATTTGTAATTGCAGTTGTGGCATATTCACCTGTAGCAACAGCATATACATTTTCAAATCAAATAGTTCCAAGTGCAGATGATTCAATGTATGAATTATTAACATGGGTCAAAGATAACACCCCTCCAAATACGGTTTTAACTTCATGGTGGGATTTTGGCCATTTTTTCACGGCAGTAGGGGACAGGCCGGTTACTTTTGACGGCGGGTCTCAAAATACGCCTCGTGCCTACTGGGTTGGAAGGGCTTTGCTAACGAGCAACGAAAACTTATCTGTCGGAATACTTAGGATGTTGACTTCAAGCGGTGAAGAGGGTATTTCAACCCTTGAAAATTATACACATGATACTGGTAAAAGTGTTGAAATATTGAACAAAATTTTACCAGTTGATAAACAGGCAGCCCAAACTATGCTTACAAAAGATTATAATTTAACTCCGGTTCAGGCTCAAAATGTGTTACAGTATACACATCCTACCAATTCTGCTCCATACAAGCTTATATTAAGTGCAGATATGATTATTAAGGCTGGAGTGTGGTCAGAATTTGGAAATTGGAATTTCCAAAACGGAACTGGACAGGGTTATGGTTATTCTGCACAGCAGGCATCTGTCAGCCCATTAGGCGGTACTGTAGCGATTCATGCGCAAAATGGTATTGTTGCGCAGATAAATGGAACTCAGATAACTGCGGGATTGGCATATACTCAGAATAATCAAACTCAAATACTGGCGCCTCATAAGCTGATTGTAATTAAAAATAATCAAATAGTAATGAATCAAATTGTTTCTAATCAGAGCTCAATAAGCATACTTTTAGCTATGGACAATAACAGTTGCCTGGCTGTGGCTATGAACAAGGAACTTGAAAATTCCATGTTTACACGGCTGTACTTTGAAAATGGCGCAGGTTTAAGTAGATTCAAATTTGCACATTCTGTAGGCGGATATGTAGTTTGGAACGTGAATTAG
- the topA gene encoding DNA topoisomerase I, with the protein MHEVIICEKPKSSEKIANALSRNTIKNSYKKVPYYEFEENGKKTTVLSAVGHLYSLSPTNSKQDKIFDIDWVPLYDKDKQKKYVKNYVDAIKKLAKGADKFIHACDYDIEGTVIGYNALKYACGEDSIDKATRMKFSTLTKEDIVKAYENPIPIDFHQVDSGIARHVLDFLFGVNISKYLTDSVREATSRYVQLSAGRVQTPTLSILVDREKEIKNFKPIPYWLIKAALEDDIIADHKAGKIFERKEADGILADCGDADAVVTDVTLRENKRTPPVPFDLGSLQSEAYGVFGFSPKRTQQIAQNLYTEGYTSYPRTSSQKLPKSIGYDKILKQLSKNAEFKKHVDALKKPLKPNEGKKTDEAHPAIHPTGTLPTGLDTNEQKLYELIVYRFISVFGEDALQESMKTKLNINSQEFSFSRKRMAKMGWLEHYPFRKIEDEKFPDIKKGDTLKVNEILCEEKETKPPARYNQASLIRELEKRGLGTKSTRANIISILYDRKYIEGQKIQVNELGEHLIDTLKEYSEDITSEELTRKFETELEDIMADKITKDNVIEEAKVGLSSILDDIEKNKSKIGEKLYEAYQESRIVGQCKCGGNLVMKYSYRTKGTFVGCSAYPKCKVTYPIPRGTNVLKTKCEKCGLPMISFGKPRQRACLDPKCGRNGKESTNEVVGVCPQCGEQLIKRMGRYGEFIGCSGFPKCRFTKSVEEQEAK; encoded by the coding sequence ATGCATGAAGTCATAATTTGTGAAAAGCCAAAATCATCTGAGAAAATAGCTAATGCGCTTTCTAGAAATACAATTAAAAATAGCTATAAAAAGGTTCCGTACTATGAATTTGAAGAAAATGGGAAAAAAACAACTGTGTTATCTGCGGTAGGACATTTATACTCCCTTTCACCTACAAATTCAAAACAGGACAAAATTTTTGATATAGATTGGGTTCCACTTTATGATAAAGATAAACAGAAAAAATACGTTAAAAATTATGTGGATGCCATTAAAAAGCTTGCAAAAGGCGCTGATAAATTTATTCATGCTTGCGATTACGATATAGAAGGAACTGTAATTGGATATAATGCATTGAAGTATGCATGTGGTGAAGACAGTATAGATAAAGCTACAAGGATGAAATTTTCAACCCTTACCAAAGAAGATATAGTTAAAGCTTATGAAAATCCAATCCCTATCGATTTTCATCAGGTTGACAGCGGTATTGCAAGACACGTACTTGATTTCTTATTTGGGGTTAATATATCCAAATATCTCACTGATTCTGTAAGAGAAGCTACATCAAGGTATGTTCAGCTTTCTGCAGGTAGAGTTCAAACTCCAACACTTTCTATACTGGTTGATCGTGAAAAAGAGATTAAAAACTTCAAACCAATTCCTTACTGGCTTATAAAAGCAGCTCTTGAAGATGATATAATCGCTGATCATAAGGCTGGGAAAATATTTGAAAGGAAAGAAGCAGACGGCATCTTAGCTGACTGTGGGGATGCAGATGCAGTTGTAACAGATGTTACTTTAAGGGAAAACAAAAGAACACCTCCAGTTCCTTTTGATCTGGGAAGTCTCCAGTCAGAGGCATACGGAGTATTTGGATTCAGCCCTAAAAGAACCCAGCAAATTGCTCAAAACCTTTATACAGAAGGTTACACTTCTTATCCCCGTACTTCTTCACAGAAACTCCCAAAAAGTATCGGATATGATAAGATACTTAAGCAGTTGAGTAAAAATGCAGAGTTCAAAAAGCATGTAGATGCACTCAAAAAACCTTTAAAACCAAATGAAGGTAAAAAAACAGATGAAGCGCACCCTGCTATTCACCCAACAGGTACGTTACCTACTGGGCTGGATACAAATGAACAGAAACTGTATGAACTTATAGTTTACAGGTTTATATCTGTATTTGGAGAAGATGCACTTCAAGAATCCATGAAAACGAAATTAAATATTAATTCGCAGGAATTTTCATTCAGCAGAAAAAGAATGGCAAAAATGGGATGGCTTGAACATTATCCCTTCAGGAAAATTGAAGATGAAAAATTCCCTGACATTAAGAAAGGGGATACATTAAAGGTTAATGAAATTTTATGCGAAGAAAAGGAAACAAAACCACCTGCAAGATACAATCAAGCTTCTTTAATACGTGAACTCGAGAAAAGAGGTCTCGGTACTAAATCAACCAGGGCAAATATAATATCTATCCTCTACGACAGAAAATACATTGAAGGTCAGAAAATACAGGTTAATGAACTTGGTGAACACCTTATAGATACACTAAAAGAGTATTCTGAGGATATAACAAGCGAGGAACTTACAAGAAAGTTCGAAACTGAACTTGAAGATATCATGGCGGATAAGATTACCAAAGACAACGTTATAGAAGAAGCTAAAGTTGGACTTTCATCTATTCTCGACGATATTGAGAAAAATAAATCTAAGATCGGTGAGAAACTTTATGAGGCTTACCAGGAAAGCAGAATTGTAGGCCAATGTAAGTGCGGCGGTAACCTGGTTATGAAATATTCTTACAGGACCAAAGGCACATTTGTGGGATGTTCTGCTTATCCAAAATGTAAGGTAACTTACCCTATACCTAGAGGTACCAACGTACTTAAAACCAAATGTGAAAAGTGCGGACTTCCAATGATATCATTTGGAAAACCACGTCAGAGGGCATGTCTGGATCCAAAATGTGGTAGGAATGGTAAAGAATCGACAAATGAAGTTGTTGGCGTTTGTCCTCAATGTGGTGAACAGCTTATTAAACGAATGGGTCGGTATGGAGAATTTATAGGCTGCAGCGGGTTCCCAAAATGCAGATTTACAAAATCTGTAGAAGAACAGGAAGCTAAATAA